From Deinococcus aquaedulcis, a single genomic window includes:
- a CDS encoding transketolase, which yields MPHIQSREQAKLEARALRRTVIRMANAGSTVHIACAFSIIELLAVLYREEMHLGNGPQAPDRDYLVLSKGHGVMAQYACLYALGWLSDDDIDRYFADGTRLKGLSDAHVPGLEVTSGSLGHGLSVGVGLALAAKQLGTTQRCYAVVGDGEMNEGPMWEAMLFAAHHRLDNLVILVDANGFQAMGTTDEVLSLGDLAAKFTAFGFDTRSTDGHDEAAIAAALQELRAQDGRPKAIIARTVKGKGLSFMEHDNRWHYTRLNPETFALANTELAAEQQIAEDIQP from the coding sequence ATGCCGCACATTCAGAGTCGCGAGCAGGCAAAGCTGGAAGCCAGAGCGCTTCGCCGGACCGTTATCCGCATGGCCAACGCCGGCTCTACCGTTCATATTGCCTGCGCCTTTTCGATTATTGAGCTGCTGGCGGTGCTGTACCGGGAAGAGATGCACCTGGGCAACGGTCCGCAGGCGCCGGACCGGGATTATCTGGTCCTGAGCAAGGGCCACGGCGTCATGGCCCAGTACGCCTGTCTGTACGCGCTCGGCTGGTTGAGTGACGACGACATCGACCGTTATTTTGCCGACGGCACGCGGCTCAAGGGCCTTTCAGACGCGCACGTTCCCGGCCTGGAAGTGACCTCCGGCTCGCTGGGCCACGGCCTGTCCGTGGGGGTCGGGCTGGCGCTGGCGGCCAAGCAGCTGGGGACCACCCAGCGCTGTTACGCCGTGGTCGGTGACGGTGAGATGAACGAGGGGCCGATGTGGGAAGCCATGCTGTTCGCCGCCCATCACCGGCTGGACAACCTGGTCATCCTGGTGGATGCCAACGGCTTCCAGGCCATGGGCACCACCGACGAGGTCCTGAGCCTGGGCGATCTGGCCGCCAAGTTCACGGCCTTCGGTTTCGACACCCGCTCCACGGACGGACACGACGAAGCGGCCATTGCGGCTGCGCTGCAGGAGCTGCGTGCCCAGGATGGCCGGCCAAAGGCCATCATCGCCCGGACGGTCAAAGGGAAGGGCCTGTCCTTTATGGAGCACGACAACCGCTGGCATTACACCCGGCTCAATCCCGAGACCTTCGCCCTGGCCAACACCGAGCTCGCCGCCGAACAGCAGATCGCTGAGGATATTCAGCCATGA
- a CDS encoding transketolase family protein: protein MRDAFSSELVRLAQSDPRIRMLTGDHGYALFDEFRRTCPQYFINAGIAEQNMVGVAAGMAQAGLRPLVYGLSAFVPVRVLEQIKLDVCYVGLPVTFIGDGAGVVYSALGSSHQSTEDIAALRALPGIDIYSPADAYEMRACMQLAYERARPAYIRMGKADLGSVHTQVPEFEAGELLQVDRGEGDISFIATGSMAITARQLAAHYPTRGVWTAPMIKPISEAQVTQIARNSRLIVVLEEHATAGGLGSLVSEIVTARAPTYVCRIGIEDRFSEFCGTYDYLMHEHGLNLEAVREKVDAFLGQIQAP, encoded by the coding sequence ATGAGAGATGCCTTTTCCAGTGAACTGGTGCGCCTGGCGCAGTCCGACCCCCGAATCCGTATGCTCACCGGCGATCACGGCTACGCGCTGTTCGACGAGTTCCGGCGCACCTGCCCGCAGTATTTCATCAACGCGGGAATCGCCGAGCAGAACATGGTGGGTGTGGCCGCCGGGATGGCTCAGGCGGGTCTGCGGCCCCTGGTGTACGGTCTGAGCGCCTTCGTGCCGGTCCGGGTTCTTGAGCAGATCAAATTGGATGTGTGCTATGTCGGTCTGCCCGTCACGTTCATCGGGGACGGCGCGGGGGTGGTGTACAGCGCCCTGGGCAGCAGTCATCAAAGTACGGAGGACATCGCCGCGCTGCGCGCCCTGCCTGGCATTGACATCTACTCCCCGGCCGACGCCTATGAGATGCGCGCGTGCATGCAGCTGGCCTACGAGCGCGCCCGGCCTGCCTACATCCGCATGGGCAAAGCCGACCTGGGCAGCGTTCATACGCAGGTGCCGGAGTTTGAGGCGGGTGAGCTGCTTCAGGTGGACCGTGGGGAAGGGGACATCAGCTTCATCGCGACCGGCTCCATGGCCATCACGGCCCGGCAGCTGGCGGCGCACTACCCCACGCGTGGCGTCTGGACCGCGCCCATGATCAAACCGATCTCCGAAGCGCAGGTGACGCAGATTGCACGGAACAGCCGCCTGATCGTGGTTCTGGAGGAGCACGCCACCGCCGGAGGGCTGGGCTCGCTGGTCTCGGAAATCGTCACGGCGAGGGCGCCAACGTACGTCTGCCGGATCGGCATTGAGGACCGCTTCTCGGAGTTCTGCGGCACCTACGACTACCTGATGCACGAGCACGGGCTGAACCTCGAA